One Myxococcales bacterium genomic window, GACGCGCTTCGAGGATTCCGGCTACGACGTCGCCGACTACACGGACATCAATCCGGAATACGGCACCCTGGACGATTTCGAGGCGCTTCTCGCCGCCGCCCACGCCCGCGGCATCCGGATCTTTCTCGACGGCGTTTTCAATCATACGTCGGTCGCGCACGCCTGGTTTCAGGAATCGCGGCAAAGCCGCGACAATCCCAAGGCCGATTGGTACCTCTGGGCTGACGAGCCGCCCTTCGATTGCGTCGATCCGCTGGCGTCGGCCACCGAGGGCGAACGTTGGACTTTCGACGAGGCGCGCGGCCAGTATTACTACCATCACTTCCGCGAGGGGATGCCCGACCTCAACTACTTCAATCCCGACGTGCGCCGGGCGGTTCTCGATGTGATGCGCTTCTGGCTCGACCTGGGCGTCGACGGCTTCCGCCTCGATACGGCCCACCTCTATTACGAGGACGAGGATTATTGCGAACACCATCCGCTGACCCGCGAATTTCATCGCGCGATGCGGGCGTTGCTCGACGAGTACGACGATCGCGCCCTGGTCGGCGAACTGGTCGGCCCGCCCGCGCTGGCGGCTTCGTACTTCGGCGACGGGACCGACGGGCTGCACATGGTGTTCAACTTTTTTCTCGATTATGCCTTTTTCGCCACCGACTATCTGCACGCCCCCGAATTGGTGAACCTGGTGTTGAACGCGGAAAACGCCGCGGCGCCGCCGGGCGCCCAATGGGCCAACTTCACCGCCAATCACGATTTCTACCGGGATTATGATTTGCTGTTGCGCGACGAGAGGCGGCTGAAACTGAGTTCGACGCTGCAACTGACCTTGCCCGGCACGCCGTTTTTGTACTACGGCCAGGAAATCGGCATGGGCAACGGCTGGCAGCAGCCGATCGATTACCGCGACAGCGCCCGGACGCCGATGCATTGGACCGGCGGGCGTTACGCGGGGTTTTCGACGGTCACGCCCTGGCTGGCGCTGGCGCCGAATTACCGCACCCATAACGTCGCCGTCGAGCGCGACGATCCCCGCTCGCTGCTGAGCCATTACCGGCGCTTGCTTCGCCTGCGCAATTCGTCGCCGGCCTTGAAGGCCGGCGAAATGGCAACGGTCGCCACCGCCGATCCCGCCGTTTACGGGTACTTCCGCACGGCCGGGGCGGAGACGATTCTGGTGCTGTTCAATTTCGCCGGCGAGCCGCGTTCGGCGACGGTTTGGCTGGGCGGCACCCCTTGGGAAGGCGGCGCCGGCGTCGTGCGCGATCTCTACACCGAAGAAAATCCGTCACCGCTCGTCGCGGGAACCGCCGAATATTCCGTCGTTCTGCCGGCTTACGGTTTCGCGCTGCTGCGCCTGGAGGCGGATTGAGCCGACGGCGACGGGGGATTTTTCCACACCGCCCGCCATGCTATCCTCTCCATCTCTTGCACGGTAACGGACAATCGCGAAAGGGACCGACCATGAATAATCTGGCCAAATACCTGCTCGTGTTGTTGGTTTTGCTAGCCGGCGGCCTGGTACTGGCGGGCTGCGGCAACGGCGACGACGATGACGATTCCGGCGGCCTGCCGGCCGACGATGACGACAACGACGATTTCACCCCCGGGGACGATGACGACGACGATAACGATAACGACAACGACGACAACGACACCGGCGATGACGATGACGACAACGACGACGATGACAACGACGACAACGACGACAACGACGACGACACCACGCCGCCGCTGCCGACGGTCTTCGTGACGATTCCCAACGGCGTTTTCACCATGGGCAGCCCGGCCGGCGAAGCGGGACGGCGCGATGATGAGACGCAGCACCAGGTCACGCTGACCAACGACTTCGAAATCTCGGCCGTCGAGATCGACCAGGAGCAATTCCTCGCCGTGATGGGCTTCAATCCCAGTCACTTCCCGTATTTCGGCGAGGATACGTTGCGGCCGGTGGATTCGGTGAGCTGGTTTGATGCGCTGGCCTATACCATCAAACTGTCGGAAGCCAAGGCCTACGCGCCGTGCTACGTCCTTTCCGACATCGTTTGCGAGGACGAGCAACCGGGCGACACCACCGATTACTGCAAGGACCACGGCGGCATCGACAGCGCCACGGTCGCCTTGAACGGCGTCGCGTCCGTTTACGAATGCGAGGGTTACCGCCTGCCCACCGAATCCGAATGGGAGTACGCGGCCCGCGCCGGCGCGACCACGGCGTTTTACAACGGCGGCATCACCCAAAAAGGGTGCACCCCGCGCGATACCAACCTCGACGCCATCGCTTGGTATTGCGGCAACTCGCACGACACGACCTACCGCGGCGGCCAGAAGGAACCCAACGATTTCGGCGTCTACGACATGCTCGGCAACGTCTGGGAATGGACGTGGGATTGGTACAACCAGGCGTATCCCGGCACGGTCACCGACCCGGAAAGCCCGGCCGACGGCTATTTCAAGGTCGTGCGCGGCGGCGCCTGCCGCTTTGCCGGCGCGGTTTATAACCGGCTGGCCCGGCGCGTCGCGCAGACCCCCGGCTGGCGCGATTTCTACATCGGCTTCCGCGTCGTGCGCACGCTGCCGGAATCCGGCGCGAAGCCGTTCGTCGCCACGGCGCCGATCGTCGACCAGGTCGATCAGGTCCCGGCGGATTACCCCGATGAGCTACCCTTCGAGTTCACCCGCCCAAGCGTCGGCGGCCCGATGACCCAGGAGGAGATCGACGCCTTCACCGCGAAAATCACGGGATTTCTAAAGAACAGCAATTACCTGCATTGGCTGCAATGGGTAAGCCACGGCATGGCGCCCGAGAATCCCGGCGGCTTGCCGGATTACAAGCTCTTCTACGGCGACATCAGCCTCACCAAGGCCAGCGGCGTGTTGACCTTCACCCACACCGGTTTCGACGACAACCTGACGATTCCGACTTCCAAGCTGTACAACAACGTCATGGCCTATTACCTGACAACGGGTGACGCGGAAGCCGGCCGGCTGGTGAAGGAATACGCCAAGGGTTACGTGGCGCTCTTCCACGGCATGCAATGGGCCGAGGAGGAATACGAGCCCGAACACCGCATCCTGGCGCGCGCCATCTTCACGCAGAATCACGACTTCACCGAGGAAGGCGGCCGGCTGGGGCACGTCGATTACGATCCGGTCAAGCATTACTCCTACGACTGGAACGCGCACACCATTCCCAATCCGAACAACCCCTATTGGGGCGATATCTGGGTTCGCAACATGCGCAGCAAGGACGACGTGCCGCACATTTACCGCGTCGTGCCGATGCTGATGCGCGTGGTGGAGGACGGCGCCGACGCCGACGTGCGCGAGGCGGCCGCCGAGGCGCTGACCTATCTGCAGGATTTCGCGCGCGACGTGGTGGACACCGGCTGGTTCATCCGCACCAAGGAAGACGGCGATCAATGGGTGCCGCGCGACGAGAACGGCTACGTGGTCGATCTGGCCAGCTACGTGCAATTCACCAAGATCGTCGCGAACGCCGAATGCAGCGGCCGGCTGTCGTCGGCCCTCATCGGTTACGGCGACCCGCTGGACGTCGATTGCGGCAACGGCATCGGCTGGCTCTACGAGATCGTGGCGACCTACGGCCACTATTACAACTACGCCATCGTCCGCTATTTCCACGTGGCGACAATCACCAACGCCCTGATGGTCGGCGCCAACGATACGGCGTATGCGAACCTCGAGGGCCTCGCCGAACGCGTCGATTACATGCTGTATACCGATCCGATGCGCGCCCAACACACCGAGTGGGACGCCGACGGGGCGGCCTTCATCATGGCTTCGGCCACCGCCGGCCTGCCCCTGACCAACGCCGAGGCGCGGCTTGTGGCCGACGAATACGGCAAGGCCGCCGATCATTACAGCACCTGGGGTTATTGGGATCCGTGGGATGCGTCGGTGCCTGACGGTTCGGTGCCGTTCACGCCCAGCCGCGACGCGGTCGCCGGTCCGGTGGTCTCGTGGGACGACATGCTGTTCGTCCTGGAGTATTGCTACTCGCCGTTCCTGAACCCGGCCACCGCGCCGTTGGTCAACTGCGACATCGTCCGCGACCCCGACCTCTGGGGCACGACGCCGTAAGCCGACCGGCGGTCAGCGGTTTTGCGCCGCTAAAAAGGCGGCCAGCGCCTGGCGTTGGCCGGCGCTGAGGCTGCCGAAAAAGACGACTTTCGCCTCGATCATCACGGCTTGGGAATTCGGGTTCCGGCCGCGGTACGACTGGCGCAACCGCTCGCCGAGCGCGGCGAAATCGGGCGCCGCTTCTTTCGATTCGTTTTCGAAGGCCAACTGGACCTGGCGATGCAAGCGGTAAAGCGCCAATGCGGCGGCGGTGTCAGCGGCCCGTTGCGCGCGCAATTCGCGTTGGAGATGTTCGGTGTCGACCGCCAGCATGTATTTCAGGGCGCCGAGCTGGTCGTCGTCGAGCTTCAGGGCGTCGCCCAGATAGGTCAGGTCGGTTCCCATTAATTCAAGGATGGCGAAAGGGGGCGCCGCCAGCGAGTCGGCGGCGTCGTCGTCACCGCCGTACAGCAGCGGGCTAGCGCCGCAGAGAAGAAACATCAGGATCACGACCAGCCATTGTTTTTTTCCGGTGAAGCCCATGTTCACCTCCGCTTACTCCAGAGATCCTCGATTTCAAACTACCGCTAATGGGCGGCGATCTCCGTCGCGTTTGTGTCTTAAACGGTATCCGACGGTATCCGTCTCGCGGCGTGAAAAAAGCCGGGACCCGCCGGACCCCGGCCATCGACGGGCTAAATCTCGATCGACAGGTTTTGTTTTTCCTGTTCGGCCGTCGACGTCAGATACGCATTCAAGGATTCCAACAGGTTCTTGGTGGCGGTGGTGGTCGCCGTCGTCGATTCGGTGCTGGAAGTCGAGTCCTCCTCGTCCTCTTCCTCACTGAGCGTTTCCGCCAGCAACTGGGCCAGACTCACCTTGTTGAGCTCGGTGTTGGAGCCGATGCCCGCCAGGTTGTTGGCCTGGGCTTTCATGTTTTCCTCGAACTTCTTGTACTGGGTCTCGTGCTCGTCCTTGGTGATGACCCCGTCGCCGTTGGAATCGACCTCGGAAAACAGGTCATCAATGTCGGGCGCTTCGCCGTTGGGTCCCGCCGGCGCGTCGGCCATGAAGTCTTCCAGTTCGCTTTTCGTGACCTGACCGTCGCCGTCGGCATCCATCTTGTTCCACATTTCGTCCGAACTCATTTTCGGCGGACGACTCATGGCCCCCACGGACATCTGGCCGGTGACCCCGGAAATTGACGATACCATCCTCTG contains:
- a CDS encoding DUF3459 domain-containing protein, yielding MKRFKPIIGLLLGLAFAGAIIGSCAEEESSDDESAAPAGGDDPGSGPGQVQDDDDSATGGGEWWRRAVFLEVFVRSYYDSNGDGIGDLPGLTEKLPYLSDLGIGALWLMPIYPTRFEDSGYDVADYTDINPEYGTLDDFEALLAAAHARGIRIFLDGVFNHTSVAHAWFQESRQSRDNPKADWYLWADEPPFDCVDPLASATEGERWTFDEARGQYYYHHFREGMPDLNYFNPDVRRAVLDVMRFWLDLGVDGFRLDTAHLYYEDEDYCEHHPLTREFHRAMRALLDEYDDRALVGELVGPPALAASYFGDGTDGLHMVFNFFLDYAFFATDYLHAPELVNLVLNAENAAAPPGAQWANFTANHDFYRDYDLLLRDERRLKLSSTLQLTLPGTPFLYYGQEIGMGNGWQQPIDYRDSARTPMHWTGGRYAGFSTVTPWLALAPNYRTHNVAVERDDPRSLLSHYRRLLRLRNSSPALKAGEMATVATADPAVYGYFRTAGAETILVLFNFAGEPRSATVWLGGTPWEGGAGVVRDLYTEENPSPLVAGTAEYSVVLPAYGFALLRLEAD
- a CDS encoding formylglycine-generating enzyme family protein — protein: MNNLAKYLLVLLVLLAGGLVLAGCGNGDDDDDSGGLPADDDDNDDFTPGDDDDDDNDNDNDDNDTGDDDDDNDDDDNDDNDDNDDDTTPPLPTVFVTIPNGVFTMGSPAGEAGRRDDETQHQVTLTNDFEISAVEIDQEQFLAVMGFNPSHFPYFGEDTLRPVDSVSWFDALAYTIKLSEAKAYAPCYVLSDIVCEDEQPGDTTDYCKDHGGIDSATVALNGVASVYECEGYRLPTESEWEYAARAGATTAFYNGGITQKGCTPRDTNLDAIAWYCGNSHDTTYRGGQKEPNDFGVYDMLGNVWEWTWDWYNQAYPGTVTDPESPADGYFKVVRGGACRFAGAVYNRLARRVAQTPGWRDFYIGFRVVRTLPESGAKPFVATAPIVDQVDQVPADYPDELPFEFTRPSVGGPMTQEEIDAFTAKITGFLKNSNYLHWLQWVSHGMAPENPGGLPDYKLFYGDISLTKASGVLTFTHTGFDDNLTIPTSKLYNNVMAYYLTTGDAEAGRLVKEYAKGYVALFHGMQWAEEEYEPEHRILARAIFTQNHDFTEEGGRLGHVDYDPVKHYSYDWNAHTIPNPNNPYWGDIWVRNMRSKDDVPHIYRVVPMLMRVVEDGADADVREAAAEALTYLQDFARDVVDTGWFIRTKEDGDQWVPRDENGYVVDLASYVQFTKIVANAECSGRLSSALIGYGDPLDVDCGNGIGWLYEIVATYGHYYNYAIVRYFHVATITNALMVGANDTAYANLEGLAERVDYMLYTDPMRAQHTEWDADGAAFIMASATAGLPLTNAEARLVADEYGKAADHYSTWGYWDPWDASVPDGSVPFTPSRDAVAGPVVSWDDMLFVLEYCYSPFLNPATAPLVNCDIVRDPDLWGTTP
- a CDS encoding EF-hand domain-containing protein: MVSSISGVTGQMSVGAMSRPPKMSSDEMWNKMDADGDGQVTKSELEDFMADAPAGPNGEAPDIDDLFSEVDSNGDGVITKDEHETQYKKFEENMKAQANNLAGIGSNTELNKVSLAQLLAETLSEEEDEEDSTSSTESTTATTTATKNLLESLNAYLTSTAEQEKQNLSIEI